Proteins from a single region of Tepidimicrobium xylanilyticum:
- a CDS encoding BKACE family enzyme, with translation MDYRKKKLIITVALTGNVPTKEMNPNTPITVEEIVDDIIKCREIGASIAHIHVRDKEGKPTCDREIYKEVLDELEKRNCDIITQLSTGARGGGNTAEWRGQMLDLNAEMASLSTGSSNFPSQVNANSFELIEELASKMYVNNIKPEIEAFDLGMIDNAKYLVKKGILKPPLHFNLVMNVRGSVSGTPKNLLHMIESLPEGSTFTVSGIGPSHVSMLTMSILLGGHARTGIEDTILYDKGILATNVLLVERVVRISKELGREIATPDEARAILDLKMKRAAL, from the coding sequence ATGGATTATAGAAAGAAAAAGCTCATAATTACCGTTGCCCTTACAGGCAATGTTCCCACGAAGGAGATGAACCCCAATACTCCAATTACTGTGGAGGAAATAGTGGATGATATAATAAAATGTAGAGAAATAGGGGCATCAATAGCTCATATCCATGTAAGAGATAAGGAAGGGAAACCTACTTGTGATAGAGAGATATATAAGGAAGTTTTAGACGAGTTGGAGAAAAGGAATTGTGATATTATAACCCAACTTTCTACTGGTGCTAGGGGTGGAGGCAATACTGCTGAGTGGCGAGGACAGATGTTGGACTTAAATGCTGAGATGGCCAGTTTGTCTACAGGTTCTTCCAATTTTCCCAGCCAAGTAAATGCAAATTCCTTCGAATTAATTGAAGAATTGGCTAGTAAAATGTATGTAAACAATATTAAACCGGAAATAGAAGCCTTTGACCTAGGTATGATTGATAATGCCAAATACCTAGTTAAGAAGGGGATATTAAAACCTCCTTTACATTTTAACCTTGTAATGAATGTGAGAGGGTCTGTATCTGGTACTCCTAAAAATCTATTGCATATGATAGAGTCTTTACCAGAAGGTTCAACTTTTACCGTTTCTGGAATAGGTCCTAGCCACGTATCAATGCTAACCATGTCCATATTATTAGGAGGGCATGCTAGAACTGGTATTGAGGATACGATTCTATATGATAAGGGGATTTTAGCCACTAATGTTCTGTTAGTAGAAAGAGTAGTAAGAATTTCTAAAGAACTTGGTAGAGAAATAGCCACTCCAGATGAAGCTAGGGCTATATTAGACCTTAAAATGAAGAGGGCTGCATTATAA
- a CDS encoding DUF3870 domain-containing protein, translated as MRKVRDFGEDTVYFVSYAKLPSDTAATYVHKVVGVGFLINTKTGIIEDMMVTLISDLVKDFLAYLIIGYNIDRDGIDGIIEKIESRFFGYSQKAVIVAIKGVYRRYLKWKEENIK; from the coding sequence GTGCGTAAAGTTCGAGATTTTGGAGAGGATACCGTATATTTTGTTTCCTATGCCAAGCTGCCATCAGATACAGCAGCCACATATGTACATAAAGTAGTGGGAGTAGGATTTTTAATCAATACTAAGACGGGAATAATAGAGGATATGATGGTAACATTAATTTCTGATTTAGTTAAGGATTTTTTAGCTTATCTGATAATAGGTTATAATATAGATAGAGATGGAATAGATGGAATAATAGAAAAAATAGAATCTAGATTTTTTGGTTATTCACAGAAAGCAGTAATTGTTGCTATTAAGGGAGTTTATAGAAGATATTTAAAATGGAAGGAAGAGAATATTAAATAA
- a CDS encoding acyl-CoA mutase large subunit family protein gives MFDEKKIDKINKAKEEWTENKVKKVIEKFPERKEQFTTGSNIEVDRLYTPVNIKDLDYKEKLGFPGQYPFTRGVQPTMYRGRFWTMRQYAGFATAEESNKRYKYLLEQGQTGLSVAFDLPTQIGYDSDHALSEGEVGKVGVAIDSLKDMETLFEGIPLDKVSTSMTINAPAIVLLAMYIAVAEKQGVPKDKLRGTIQNDILKEYIARGTYIFPPEPSMRLITNIFEYCSKEVPKWNTISISGYHIREAGSTAVQEVAFTLANGVAYVEAAIKAGLDVDDFAPRLSFFFNAHNDLLEEVAKYRAARRLWARIMKERFNAQNEKSMMLKFHTQTAGSTLTAQQPDNNIIRVTIQTLAAVLGGTQSLHTNSRDEALALPTEESVRIALRTQQIVAYESGVTETIDPLAGSYYIESLTDRIEEEAMNYIKKIDELGGAPKAIEKGYIQKEIQNAAYKYQMEVESGERIVVGVNKFQIEEEHHKDILKVDPEVERLQREKLRALREERNNQQVENKLNELKDAANTDKNLMPYILEAVKAYATLGEICGVLREVFGEYEQSIIL, from the coding sequence ATGTTTGATGAGAAAAAGATAGATAAAATTAATAAGGCAAAAGAGGAATGGACGGAGAATAAGGTTAAGAAGGTTATTGAAAAATTTCCAGAAAGGAAAGAACAGTTTACAACTGGCTCTAATATTGAAGTGGATAGACTATATACACCTGTAAATATTAAAGACTTAGATTACAAGGAGAAATTGGGCTTTCCTGGACAATACCCATTTACAAGGGGAGTTCAACCTACTATGTACAGAGGTAGGTTCTGGACTATGAGACAATATGCAGGATTTGCTACTGCAGAAGAGTCCAACAAAAGATATAAATATTTGCTAGAACAAGGACAAACTGGTTTATCAGTTGCCTTTGATTTACCAACTCAAATTGGATATGATTCAGATCATGCGTTATCTGAAGGAGAGGTAGGAAAGGTAGGAGTAGCTATAGACTCATTAAAGGACATGGAAACGCTATTCGAAGGAATTCCTTTAGATAAGGTAAGCACTTCCATGACCATTAATGCACCAGCCATCGTTTTACTTGCCATGTACATTGCTGTTGCAGAAAAACAAGGAGTACCCAAGGATAAGTTGAGAGGGACTATTCAAAACGACATATTGAAAGAATACATAGCAAGAGGAACTTATATATTCCCTCCCGAACCTTCAATGAGGCTAATAACCAACATATTTGAGTATTGTTCAAAGGAGGTGCCTAAATGGAATACCATAAGCATTAGCGGATACCACATAAGGGAAGCAGGTTCCACTGCAGTTCAAGAGGTAGCTTTTACATTGGCTAATGGGGTTGCTTACGTAGAAGCAGCTATAAAAGCTGGACTAGATGTGGATGATTTTGCACCAAGGTTATCTTTCTTCTTTAATGCTCATAATGACTTATTAGAAGAAGTGGCTAAATATAGAGCTGCCAGAAGGCTATGGGCAAGGATCATGAAGGAAAGATTTAATGCCCAAAATGAAAAATCTATGATGTTAAAATTCCATACTCAGACAGCTGGTTCTACCCTAACTGCTCAACAGCCGGATAATAATATAATAAGGGTAACTATTCAAACTTTAGCAGCAGTATTGGGAGGGACTCAATCATTACACACTAACTCAAGGGATGAAGCATTAGCTTTGCCTACAGAGGAGTCAGTTAGAATTGCTTTAAGAACTCAACAAATAGTTGCATATGAATCGGGAGTAACTGAAACCATAGACCCTCTAGCAGGTTCTTATTATATAGAAAGTTTAACTGATAGAATAGAAGAAGAAGCTATGAACTACATTAAGAAGATAGATGAATTAGGTGGAGCACCAAAGGCTATAGAAAAAGGATATATTCAAAAGGAAATTCAAAATGCAGCTTATAAATACCAAATGGAGGTAGAATCGGGAGAGCGAATAGTTGTAGGAGTTAATAAATTCCAGATAGAAGAAGAACATCACAAAGACATATTAAAGGTGGATCCAGAGGTTGAAAGATTGCAAAGAGAAAAATTGAGGGCTTTGAGGGAAGAAAGGAATAATCAACAGGTAGAAAACAAATTAAATGAATTAAAAGATGCAGCCAACACTGATAAAAACCTAATGCCCTATATACTAGAAGCAGTAAAAGCCTATGCCACATTAGGTGAAATTTGTGGAGTACTAAGGGAAGTATTCGGAGAATATGAACAATCGATAATACTTTAG
- a CDS encoding cobalamin B12-binding domain-containing protein, translating into MEKAIRVLVAKPGLDGHDRGAKVIARALRDAGMEVIYTGLRQTPEQIVQAAVQEDVDVVAMSILSGAHNHLFPKVVNLLREEGVDDVLIIGGGVIPDDDIPALIEAGIDAIFTPGTSTKDVIEYIKNNLKR; encoded by the coding sequence ATGGAGAAAGCTATAAGGGTTTTGGTGGCAAAGCCTGGACTGGATGGACACGATAGAGGAGCTAAGGTAATAGCTAGAGCTTTAAGGGATGCAGGAATGGAGGTAATATATACAGGATTAAGACAAACCCCTGAGCAGATAGTGCAAGCTGCAGTACAAGAAGACGTAGACGTAGTAGCTATGAGTATATTATCTGGAGCTCATAATCATCTTTTCCCAAAGGTAGTAAATTTATTGAGGGAAGAAGGAGTAGATGATGTTCTAATAATTGGCGGAGGAGTAATACCTGATGATGATATACCCGCATTAATAGAAGCAGGCATAGATGCTATATTTACACCAGGGACATCTACCAAAGACGTTATAGAATACATTAAGAATAATCTAAAAAGATGA
- the meaB gene encoding methylmalonyl Co-A mutase-associated GTPase MeaB, which produces MNIGERLLKGDKRACARLITMLENNEQEAIEILKRLYKFTGRAYVIGITGPPGSGKSTLTDKLTKELRKRGKKIGIIAIDPTSPFTGGAILGDRIRMSDLALDKGVFIRSMGTRGSLGGMSKATWGAAKVLDIYGVDYIFIETVGVGQSEVDIVKTADTVLMVMVPNLGDDIQAIKAGIMEIADIFAINKADLDGADKTQLEIEMNLDLNESRDYRPPVVKVSASKNENIDKLLDKIMEHRGYLEKTGELFRRRKRNTKLEIVKLVEEELMNLIMDKALEENLLDNLSEEVLLKSLDPYSARDKVLGLIKEWEG; this is translated from the coding sequence TTGAATATAGGAGAAAGGCTATTAAAGGGAGATAAAAGAGCTTGCGCTAGACTCATTACTATGTTGGAAAACAATGAGCAAGAAGCTATAGAAATCTTAAAAAGATTATATAAATTTACTGGAAGGGCGTATGTAATTGGGATTACTGGCCCTCCTGGAAGCGGCAAATCAACCCTTACTGACAAGCTAACGAAAGAACTTAGGAAAAGGGGAAAAAAAATTGGGATAATTGCCATCGACCCAACTAGCCCTTTTACTGGTGGTGCAATCCTGGGGGATAGAATACGTATGAGTGATTTAGCTTTAGATAAGGGAGTCTTCATTAGGAGTATGGGTACTAGAGGTTCCTTAGGAGGAATGTCTAAGGCTACTTGGGGTGCAGCGAAGGTTTTAGATATATATGGAGTAGACTATATATTCATTGAAACTGTTGGAGTAGGTCAATCTGAAGTAGATATAGTAAAAACTGCAGATACTGTATTAATGGTAATGGTGCCTAACTTAGGAGACGATATACAGGCTATTAAAGCTGGGATAATGGAGATAGCGGATATATTTGCTATAAATAAGGCAGATTTAGATGGGGCTGACAAAACCCAATTGGAGATAGAGATGAATTTAGATCTTAACGAAAGTAGGGATTATAGACCTCCTGTAGTGAAGGTATCTGCTAGCAAGAATGAAAATATAGATAAATTGTTAGATAAAATAATGGAGCATCGGGGTTATCTAGAAAAAACTGGGGAACTTTTCAGGAGAAGGAAAAGAAATACTAAGCTAGAGATAGTGAAATTAGTTGAAGAAGAGTTAATGAATTTAATAATGGATAAAGCCTTAGAGGAGAACTTATTAGATAATTTATCTGAAGAGGTCCTACTAAAAAGTCTTGACCCTTATTCAGCTAGGGATAAGGTATTAGGTCTTATTAAAGAATGGGAGGGGTAA
- the mce gene encoding methylmalonyl-CoA epimerase, which translates to MVKKIDHIGIAVKNLDETLKFYEEVLGIKSVGTEVVEEQKVKVAFLPIGDTEIELLESTEEDGPIAKFIEKRGEGIQHIAYRVDDIDKAIGELKEKGIRLIDEKPRYGAGGAKIAFLHPKSTFGVLIELCEREEN; encoded by the coding sequence ATGGTGAAAAAGATAGATCATATAGGTATAGCAGTAAAGAATTTAGATGAAACACTAAAATTTTACGAAGAGGTATTGGGAATTAAAAGTGTAGGCACTGAGGTAGTTGAAGAGCAAAAGGTAAAGGTAGCCTTTCTGCCTATTGGAGATACTGAAATAGAACTATTGGAATCTACTGAAGAAGATGGGCCTATAGCTAAATTTATAGAAAAAAGAGGAGAAGGTATTCAGCACATTGCTTATAGAGTAGATGATATTGATAAAGCCATAGGGGAATTAAAGGAAAAAGGAATTAGATTAATAGATGAAAAACCAAGGTATGGTGCTGGTGGAGCTAAAATTGCCTTTTTACATCCAAAGTCTACTTTTGGAGTATTAATAGAACTATGTGAAAGAGAAGAAAACTAA
- a CDS encoding acyl-CoA carboxylase subunit beta → MKEKIQQLLETKKKIELGGGEKRIQKQHESGKLTARERINLLLDEGSFIEIDAFVKHRCTNFGMEETEAPSDGVVTGYGTVDGRLVFVYAQDFTVLGGSLGEMHANKICKIQEMALKMGAPIIGFNDSGGARIQEGVDALSGYGKIFYRNTMASGVIPQISVILGPCAGGAVYSPALTDFIFMVDGISRMFITGPQVIKTVTGEDVTQEELGGANTHNRISGVAHFMDETEEQAIKRIRILLSYLPSNNLETSPIYETKDDINRIEERLDEIVPLNPNKPYEMKEVIELIADDNQFFEIQPYYAQNIITGYIRLNGKTIGVVANQPRILAGCLDINASDKAARFIRTCDAFNIPLLNLVDVPGFLPGTDQEYGGIIRHGAKMLYAYSEATVPKVTLIIRKAYGGAYLAMCSKDLGADQVLAWPTAEIAVMGPEGAANIIFKHDIAESENPIETRQQKIKEYRDTVANPYIAAERGFVDDVIVPSTTRPRLISAFDMLESKRETNPKKKHGNIPV, encoded by the coding sequence ATGAAGGAAAAAATTCAACAACTCCTTGAAACCAAGAAGAAAATAGAACTTGGTGGAGGAGAAAAAAGAATTCAAAAACAACATGAAAGCGGCAAGTTAACTGCAAGAGAAAGAATCAATCTGCTATTAGATGAAGGAAGCTTCATAGAAATAGATGCCTTTGTAAAACATAGATGCACAAACTTTGGAATGGAAGAGACTGAAGCACCATCTGATGGAGTAGTGACAGGATATGGGACTGTAGATGGAAGGCTGGTATTCGTTTATGCTCAGGATTTTACTGTACTAGGTGGATCGTTGGGAGAAATGCATGCAAATAAAATATGCAAAATACAAGAGATGGCTCTAAAGATGGGGGCACCTATAATAGGATTCAATGACTCAGGGGGAGCTAGAATTCAAGAAGGAGTAGACGCCTTGTCAGGCTATGGAAAGATATTCTATAGAAATACCATGGCCTCAGGAGTAATACCCCAAATCAGCGTAATACTAGGACCGTGTGCTGGAGGAGCAGTATATTCCCCAGCTTTAACCGATTTCATATTCATGGTAGATGGAATAAGCAGAATGTTTATAACAGGTCCTCAAGTAATAAAGACGGTAACAGGAGAAGATGTAACCCAAGAAGAACTGGGAGGAGCCAATACCCACAATAGAATTTCAGGAGTAGCTCATTTCATGGACGAAACAGAAGAACAAGCAATAAAAAGAATAAGAATTCTACTAAGCTATCTTCCATCAAACAATCTGGAAACTTCACCAATCTATGAAACAAAAGACGATATAAACAGAATAGAAGAAAGATTAGACGAAATAGTACCCTTAAACCCAAATAAACCCTATGAGATGAAGGAGGTAATCGAGCTGATAGCAGACGACAATCAATTCTTCGAAATCCAACCCTACTATGCCCAAAACATAATAACGGGATATATAAGGCTAAATGGGAAAACTATAGGAGTTGTAGCAAATCAACCAAGAATATTAGCAGGATGCTTAGATATAAATGCATCAGACAAAGCAGCTCGATTCATAAGAACCTGTGATGCCTTCAATATCCCCTTGTTAAACCTAGTAGATGTACCAGGCTTTTTACCAGGCACAGACCAAGAATACGGGGGAATAATAAGGCACGGTGCCAAAATGCTATATGCTTATAGCGAAGCCACAGTACCTAAAGTAACCCTAATAATAAGAAAAGCCTATGGAGGAGCCTATCTAGCCATGTGTAGTAAAGATTTAGGAGCAGATCAAGTACTAGCATGGCCAACAGCAGAAATAGCAGTGATGGGACCAGAGGGAGCAGCAAATATAATATTCAAACACGACATAGCAGAATCCGAAAACCCAATAGAAACTAGACAACAAAAGATAAAAGAATATAGAGACACAGTAGCTAACCCCTACATAGCTGCAGAAAGGGGATTCGTAGACGATGTAATAGTACCAAGCACAACAAGGCCTAGACTAATCTCAGCCTTTGACATGCTAGAAAGTAAAAGAGAAACTAATCCTAAAAAGAAGCACGGTAATATACCAGTATAA
- a CDS encoding OadG family protein, with protein sequence MGDIVSLKDSLMITLFSMVVVFIALLAIAYIINILKIVLNGKEEKEKEQGLENKEIVQIKEVEGTPPKEADDKELVAVIAAAIASSLGVAIPQIRIKTIRRINTLSPAWSEAGRKEQITNRL encoded by the coding sequence TTGGGAGATATAGTAAGCTTAAAAGATAGCTTAATGATAACCCTATTCAGCATGGTAGTGGTATTCATAGCTTTACTAGCCATAGCCTATATAATAAACATATTGAAAATAGTATTAAATGGGAAAGAAGAGAAGGAAAAAGAGCAAGGCTTAGAAAATAAAGAAATTGTGCAAATAAAAGAAGTTGAAGGAACACCACCAAAAGAAGCAGACGATAAAGAACTAGTAGCTGTAATAGCAGCAGCAATAGCATCAAGCTTAGGAGTAGCAATTCCTCAAATAAGGATTAAAACCATAAGAAGGATCAATACTTTAAGTCCTGCATGGTCAGAAGCAGGAAGAAAAGAACAAATAACCAATAGATTATAA
- a CDS encoding DUF2118 domain-containing protein has product MRKFLIKVNGNQYEVEVEEIKEDASSTPQKNIQPILKPTSEPAVQPTAPLKSEELKVEKEITVQEGEEVVEAPMPGTILSINVKEGDMVEEGQILAILEAMKMENEILAPRNGKVIKVVTTQGASVNTGDKLIIIK; this is encoded by the coding sequence ATGAGAAAATTCTTAATAAAAGTAAACGGGAACCAATACGAAGTTGAAGTAGAAGAAATAAAAGAAGACGCCAGCTCAACACCACAAAAAAATATTCAACCGATATTAAAACCAACCTCAGAACCAGCAGTACAACCAACAGCACCACTAAAATCTGAAGAACTAAAAGTAGAAAAAGAAATAACAGTACAAGAAGGGGAAGAAGTAGTCGAAGCCCCAATGCCAGGAACCATACTTAGCATAAATGTAAAAGAAGGAGATATGGTAGAAGAAGGACAAATACTAGCAATCCTTGAAGCCATGAAGATGGAAAACGAAATTCTAGCACCGAGAAATGGGAAAGTAATAAAAGTTGTTACTACCCAAGGAGCATCAGTAAACACTGGAGACAAGCTAATAATAATAAAATAA
- a CDS encoding sodium ion-translocating decarboxylase subunit beta, with the protein MILISFILLYLAIKKEFEPLLLVPIAFGMLLANLPLAGMMAEPVVEIVENPTTGKLGPQTKELGGLLYYLYQGVKLGIYPPLIFLGVGAMTDFGPLIANPKSILLGAAAQIGIFMTFIGAILLGFTGPEAASIGIIGGADGPTALYLTSRLAPHLLGPIAVAAYSYMALVPIIQPPIMKALTTEEERKIVMEQLRPVSQKEKIIFPIMITVLVTLLLPSAGPLVGMLMLGNLFRECGVVERLSKTVQNELMNIVTIFLGLTVGATANADIFLQWETIKIIILGLVAFSIGTAGGILFGKIMCKATGGKVNPLIGSAGVSAVPMAARVSQKVGQEANPRNFLLMHAMGPNVAGVIGSAIAAGLLLNFFGG; encoded by the coding sequence ATGATATTAATATCCTTTATATTACTATATTTAGCAATAAAAAAAGAGTTCGAACCACTACTTTTAGTACCGATAGCCTTTGGAATGCTACTAGCGAACCTTCCCTTAGCAGGTATGATGGCAGAACCTGTAGTAGAAATAGTAGAAAATCCTACCACAGGAAAACTAGGACCCCAAACCAAAGAATTAGGAGGACTGTTGTACTACCTATACCAAGGAGTAAAACTAGGCATATATCCACCATTAATATTTTTAGGAGTAGGAGCCATGACCGACTTTGGACCATTAATAGCTAACCCTAAAAGTATCCTTCTAGGAGCAGCAGCTCAAATTGGAATATTCATGACCTTTATAGGAGCAATACTACTGGGTTTTACAGGGCCAGAAGCAGCCAGCATTGGGATAATAGGAGGAGCAGACGGACCAACAGCATTATACCTAACAAGTAGATTAGCTCCTCACTTACTGGGGCCGATAGCAGTAGCAGCATATTCCTACATGGCCTTAGTACCAATAATTCAACCGCCAATAATGAAGGCCTTAACCACAGAAGAAGAAAGAAAAATAGTAATGGAACAGCTTAGACCTGTGTCCCAAAAAGAAAAGATAATATTCCCAATAATGATAACCGTACTTGTAACCCTACTACTACCTTCGGCAGGCCCCTTAGTAGGGATGCTAATGCTAGGAAACCTATTTAGGGAATGTGGAGTAGTAGAAAGGTTATCCAAAACAGTTCAAAATGAACTAATGAACATAGTAACCATATTCTTAGGGCTAACAGTAGGAGCCACAGCCAATGCGGATATATTCTTGCAATGGGAAACTATAAAGATAATAATTCTGGGGTTAGTAGCCTTTAGTATAGGAACAGCAGGAGGAATACTATTTGGAAAGATAATGTGTAAAGCCACTGGAGGAAAGGTAAATCCATTAATAGGTTCAGCGGGGGTATCAGCAGTACCAATGGCAGCAAGAGTATCCCAAAAAGTAGGTCAAGAAGCCAATCCAAGGAACTTTTTACTAATGCATGCTATGGGACCAAATGTAGCAGGAGTAATAGGTTCAGCAATTGCAGCAGGATTATTGTTGAATTTCTTTGGAGGTTAA
- a CDS encoding ECF transporter S component, translating to MKKAVKELTIRKMMVVGLLASVSIVLGAIPGLGFIPVGPTSATIMHIPVIIGAIMEGPLVGGLIGLIFGFFSIFKAITNPTPVSFVFLNPVVSVLPRVLIGIVSYYVYKLSKDIGKRKSLWLLDIIWIMLLLYLSYGLYVSIKEFTSIWSIVINMLLIILTVIIAIYTHKNLKDKAIDIILSAALGTLTNTVGVLSAIYYLYGEQFVEKLGQSSEMARKVILGIGIANGIPETIIAVIVVTNVVAALNRRR from the coding sequence ATGAAAAAGGCAGTTAAAGAATTGACCATCAGAAAGATGATGGTTGTAGGCCTATTAGCAAGTGTATCTATAGTGTTAGGAGCTATACCTGGTCTAGGGTTTATTCCTGTAGGACCTACAAGTGCCACAATAATGCATATACCTGTAATTATTGGGGCTATAATGGAAGGACCTTTAGTCGGTGGGCTAATAGGCCTTATATTTGGGTTTTTTAGCATTTTTAAAGCTATTACCAACCCAACACCCGTATCCTTTGTATTTTTAAATCCAGTAGTATCAGTTCTGCCCAGAGTTTTAATTGGAATAGTATCCTATTACGTTTATAAATTATCAAAGGATATAGGTAAGAGAAAATCTTTATGGTTATTAGATATCATCTGGATAATGCTTTTATTATACTTAAGCTATGGTTTATATGTTAGTATTAAAGAATTTACAAGCATATGGTCAATTGTAATTAATATGCTGCTTATAATATTAACGGTAATAATAGCTATTTATACCCATAAAAATCTAAAGGATAAGGCTATTGATATAATACTATCAGCGGCTTTAGGTACCTTAACCAATACAGTAGGAGTTCTTTCAGCTATATACTATCTCTATGGCGAACAATTTGTTGAAAAGCTGGGCCAAAGTTCTGAAATGGCTAGGAAAGTCATTTTAGGCATAGGAATTGCTAATGGAATACCAGAGACGATTATTGCTGTAATAGTAGTTACCAATGTTGTAGCTGCACTAAATAGAAGGAGATAG
- a CDS encoding type III pantothenate kinase, with protein MLLVIDVGNTNIVLGVYKGKKLLYDWRIATYKDKTSDEYGLLFEQIFKYHGLCLKDVKDVIISSVVPTLMHTLSAMSIKYFNCEPIIVGPGVKTGMNIKYDNPKEVGADRIVNAVAGYEKYGGPLIIVDFGTAITFCAISKDGEYLGGAIAPGIKISSEALFLRTAKLPKVELIKPKTVIAKNTVNSIQSGLVYGYIGLVDYIIEGMIEELKDEGEVRTIVGTGGFSSLIASESRYINKIDKLLTLEGLRIIYERNK; from the coding sequence ATGTTATTAGTTATAGATGTGGGCAATACAAATATAGTACTTGGAGTGTATAAGGGTAAAAAGTTGTTATACGACTGGAGAATTGCCACCTATAAAGATAAGACCTCTGATGAATATGGGCTATTATTTGAGCAAATATTTAAATATCATGGTCTTTGTCTTAAGGATGTAAAAGATGTAATTATTTCTTCAGTTGTCCCTACATTAATGCATACTTTGTCTGCTATGAGTATAAAGTACTTCAATTGTGAGCCTATCATTGTAGGACCTGGAGTTAAAACGGGAATGAATATAAAATATGATAATCCAAAAGAAGTTGGGGCAGATAGAATTGTAAACGCGGTAGCAGGTTATGAAAAGTATGGAGGACCATTGATAATAGTGGATTTTGGGACAGCAATAACCTTTTGTGCAATTTCTAAGGATGGCGAATATTTAGGTGGAGCAATAGCTCCAGGGATTAAAATATCTAGCGAAGCTTTATTTTTACGAACTGCTAAACTACCAAAGGTCGAATTAATTAAACCTAAGACGGTAATCGCGAAGAATACAGTAAATAGCATCCAATCGGGTTTGGTCTATGGCTATATTGGATTAGTAGATTATATTATAGAGGGAATGATTGAAGAACTAAAAGATGAAGGAGAGGTTAGAACCATAGTAGGTACAGGAGGATTTTCCTCTTTAATTGCCAGTGAAAGTAGATATATAAACAAGATTGATAAGCTGCTGACACTGGAAGGGCTTCGTATAATATATGAAAGGAACAAGTAG